A window of the Umboniibacter marinipuniceus genome harbors these coding sequences:
- a CDS encoding chromosome segregation protein SMC produces MRLKSIKLAGFKSFVDPTTVHFPSNLSAVVGPNGCGKSNVIDAVRWVMGESSAKNLRGESMTDVIFNGSSSRKPVGQASIELVFDNSDHSIQGEWNQFAEVAVKRKVTRESQNTYYINGTKCRRRDITDIFLGTGLGPRSYAIIEQGMISRLIESKPDELRVFIEEAAGISKYKDRRRDTENRIKRTRENLERLTDLRDELGRQLERLARQASEAQRYRKLRAEERELKAMVIAVQWNEFDQQLVEYDALIAKLNEEIDDVRANKMGAESKIDLLRSQSEALQISYQEIQQAYFQLGSKMAQLEQNAKYSADKSNKLQQELQQSSAARNAIDVQREDDQQKLTGAESLLLALEPELQLLEESLAEQQLLMDDERALREQANEALQQCKRDLATFEQRKANIQQQISQQQSTVEQIGQRRASLLTEQQKVERALNESKLSEFTEQRQTTLSVMNTLADQANKTQQLRDRLRADLHALKERQSELMHAGVKLESRNEAINILMADRQSTELEAAVAEYGLSNAPTLMNELKVPEAWQGVFSWILGSWLDARIQLSEFGETIVAPNLPVLSSPCQPVAGTLGALVEAGQVPDFLNSILVADELCSALRIRDSLAPGQSVICKTGEWLSRNTQTMIGEQIAVDPLLLLEEQRLLDGQMNENSGLQEAGLAQLKAVEAELNGADAALQDERQQLAAQQTLNNQAEANYRAAEATYTQLSAQLTSLQESHGELEESELVAVELGEELALQLEALIEESHYNPLAQLEQALEATSAKLQTLAANYRDSEATRQRLLLDSQRYRLTIDAAKSALARVDEQIQDRLEREATLREELQIIAEENIELPLQIEELAEQRLVMEADLTAAKQRADEVAHELRTLESSRGDVERMVDKLRERLEQQRLERQTVYVKLGGLAEQLREHEIDLKAVLDSLPEELDLPTWEAELVRFEQRIKRLGAINLAAIDEYEQEKERKDYLDAHDADLNEALEALETAIQKIDRETRARFKATFDTVNAGLQTLFPKVFGGGNAWLELTGEDLLDTGVSIMARPPGKKNSTIHLLSGGEKAMTAIALVFSIFQLNPAPFCMLDEVDAPLDDANVGRYAKLVEEMSANVQFIYITHNKIAMEMAQQLQGVTMHEPGVSRLVSVDVDEAVALAEA; encoded by the coding sequence ATGCGCCTAAAATCGATCAAATTGGCAGGCTTTAAGTCTTTCGTTGATCCCACAACTGTTCATTTTCCTTCGAATTTGAGTGCAGTGGTGGGGCCGAATGGCTGTGGCAAGTCGAATGTGATCGATGCCGTTAGGTGGGTAATGGGGGAGTCGTCGGCAAAGAACCTCCGTGGTGAGTCCATGACGGACGTTATTTTCAATGGCTCAAGTAGTCGTAAGCCTGTAGGGCAGGCGTCCATTGAACTAGTGTTCGACAATTCTGACCACAGCATTCAGGGTGAATGGAATCAATTTGCCGAAGTTGCGGTTAAACGGAAGGTCACTCGAGAGAGTCAAAATACCTACTATATCAATGGCACTAAGTGCCGCCGCCGCGATATTACAGATATCTTCCTTGGAACTGGCTTAGGCCCACGCAGCTACGCCATTATTGAGCAGGGAATGATTTCCCGTTTAATCGAGTCTAAGCCCGACGAACTTAGAGTGTTTATTGAGGAAGCCGCTGGCATCTCTAAATACAAAGACCGTCGGCGTGACACCGAAAATCGAATTAAGCGGACTCGAGAAAACCTTGAACGATTAACTGATCTTCGGGACGAGTTGGGTCGTCAACTCGAGCGCCTAGCTCGACAAGCTTCCGAGGCGCAGCGTTATCGAAAGCTTCGTGCTGAAGAGCGTGAGTTAAAGGCAATGGTTATCGCGGTACAGTGGAATGAATTCGACCAGCAGCTAGTAGAGTATGATGCGCTAATCGCTAAGCTTAACGAAGAAATTGACGACGTTCGTGCAAACAAAATGGGCGCTGAGTCGAAGATTGATTTGTTGCGAAGTCAAAGCGAGGCGTTACAGATTAGCTACCAGGAAATTCAGCAAGCCTACTTTCAACTCGGCTCTAAGATGGCCCAATTGGAACAAAACGCTAAATACTCGGCAGACAAATCGAATAAGCTGCAGCAGGAGCTACAGCAATCTAGCGCTGCTCGTAATGCCATTGACGTCCAGCGAGAGGACGACCAGCAAAAGCTAACGGGTGCTGAATCGTTATTACTCGCGTTAGAACCCGAGCTTCAACTTCTTGAAGAATCCTTAGCTGAACAGCAGTTGTTAATGGACGACGAACGCGCGTTACGCGAACAGGCTAATGAAGCACTGCAACAATGTAAGCGAGACCTCGCCACCTTTGAGCAACGGAAAGCGAATATTCAGCAGCAAATTAGCCAGCAGCAATCTACTGTTGAACAAATTGGTCAGCGAAGAGCGTCACTGCTAACTGAACAACAAAAAGTAGAGCGTGCCCTAAACGAAAGCAAACTGTCTGAGTTCACCGAACAGCGCCAAACTACACTTAGCGTGATGAACACGCTAGCTGATCAAGCTAACAAAACGCAACAACTGCGCGACCGACTGAGAGCCGATCTCCACGCTCTGAAGGAGCGTCAGAGTGAGCTAATGCACGCCGGCGTTAAGCTAGAATCGCGTAACGAGGCCATCAATATCCTTATGGCTGATCGTCAGTCAACGGAGTTGGAAGCAGCGGTCGCAGAGTATGGGCTTTCTAATGCGCCTACCTTAATGAACGAACTCAAAGTACCCGAAGCGTGGCAGGGGGTGTTTAGCTGGATACTCGGGAGTTGGCTTGACGCTCGCATACAGCTGAGCGAGTTCGGTGAAACAATCGTAGCGCCGAACTTGCCGGTGCTTAGTTCGCCCTGTCAGCCCGTAGCGGGCACACTCGGGGCACTGGTTGAAGCCGGGCAGGTACCTGACTTCCTCAATAGTATTCTAGTGGCTGACGAACTGTGTAGCGCTCTGCGTATTCGTGATTCGCTAGCGCCGGGGCAAAGTGTTATTTGTAAAACCGGTGAGTGGTTAAGCCGTAATACACAAACCATGATCGGCGAGCAGATTGCCGTGGATCCACTCCTCTTGCTTGAAGAGCAACGTTTGCTCGACGGCCAAATGAATGAGAATAGCGGCTTGCAGGAAGCTGGATTAGCCCAACTTAAGGCGGTAGAAGCAGAGCTCAACGGAGCCGATGCGGCGCTTCAGGATGAGCGTCAACAGCTTGCCGCTCAGCAAACGCTTAATAATCAAGCGGAGGCTAATTATCGTGCTGCCGAGGCCACGTACACCCAATTGAGTGCGCAACTCACGTCGCTTCAGGAATCCCACGGGGAGCTTGAGGAGAGTGAGTTGGTGGCGGTAGAGCTCGGCGAAGAATTGGCGCTTCAGCTCGAGGCGCTAATCGAAGAGTCCCACTACAACCCCTTAGCGCAGCTTGAGCAGGCTTTGGAAGCTACCAGCGCAAAGCTTCAGACGTTAGCCGCTAACTACCGAGATAGCGAAGCAACGAGACAGCGATTACTTCTCGATTCACAACGCTACCGCTTAACCATTGACGCGGCCAAGTCCGCGCTTGCTCGTGTAGACGAGCAAATACAGGATCGTCTTGAACGAGAGGCAACACTGCGCGAAGAGCTGCAGATCATTGCCGAAGAAAACATCGAACTGCCGCTGCAGATAGAGGAATTGGCCGAGCAGCGCTTAGTTATGGAAGCGGACCTCACTGCAGCCAAGCAGCGAGCGGATGAGGTGGCGCATGAGTTGCGTACGCTTGAATCATCACGCGGTGATGTTGAGCGTATGGTTGATAAGTTACGTGAGCGCCTCGAGCAGCAACGCCTCGAGCGGCAAACGGTTTACGTTAAACTAGGTGGTTTAGCAGAGCAGCTGCGTGAACACGAGATTGACCTTAAAGCCGTATTAGATAGTCTGCCCGAAGAGTTGGATTTGCCTACTTGGGAAGCAGAGCTTGTCCGCTTCGAACAACGTATCAAACGATTAGGCGCCATCAACCTAGCTGCGATTGATGAGTATGAGCAAGAAAAGGAACGTAAGGACTATCTGGACGCGCATGATGCAGATCTGAACGAGGCCTTAGAAGCGCTCGAGACGGCCATTCAGAAGATTGACCGCGAAACTCGTGCGCGTTTTAAGGCCACATTTGATACAGTGAACGCAGGCTTGCAGACGCTTTTTCCGAAAGTCTTCGGGGGCGGTAATGCGTGGCTTGAGCTAACCGGTGAAGATCTACTTGATACCGGCGTTTCAATTATGGCTCGTCCACCAGGTAAGAAAAACAGCACCATCCATCTGCTTTCTGGTGGTGAGAAGGCCATGACGGCTATTGCGTTGGTGTTCTCGATTTTCCAATTAAATCCCGCGCCATTCTGTATGCTGGATGAGGTTGACGCACCGTTGGATGACGCGAACGTAGGACGTTATGCGAAACTGGTTGAAGAAATGAGCGCGAACGTACAATTTATTTACATAACCCACAACAAAATTGCTATGGAAATGGCACAGCAGTTGCAGGGTGTCACGATGCATGAGCCAGGCGTTTCCCGCTTGGTTTCTGTGGATGTTGATGAAGCCGTGGCACTAGCCGAGGCATAA
- a CDS encoding tetratricopeptide repeat protein, with product MMSLTIVVLATLVVSGAVIWQLAKRDNSSTKGAASIFLALAVVMVPLVGVLGYQSSGSYDLVEIDQLAAEWTQAVNAGGDAEAISSQLSDRINLALQEDPEQERLLFLAATLDKQAGRYQAAESRFAQMQRLSPEDPQVAAEYAQVSYFANRGIITPAIQLRLDRALELDPSSRPVLALLAVHNYQNQQPELALSYWQQLLQVLPMDSPSRPMIVEAVAQVSAELGIDTLSRSVTVNVSGTDLIEVSPSAMVFIVARPNTEGAPLAVKRVPAGSLPVSVALTPADEMISGHNIANFDQFIVYAVLSQSGQAGKQAGDWESSTFSVNNEIQTLDIVIDRQVE from the coding sequence ATGATGTCACTCACGATTGTGGTCCTTGCTACCTTGGTAGTGAGTGGGGCAGTTATTTGGCAGCTCGCGAAGCGGGACAATTCTAGTACTAAGGGTGCAGCGTCAATCTTTCTAGCACTAGCGGTGGTGATGGTGCCGCTCGTTGGTGTCCTGGGTTATCAGTCTTCAGGTAGTTATGACCTGGTAGAAATTGATCAGCTTGCGGCTGAATGGACTCAGGCTGTTAACGCTGGCGGTGACGCAGAAGCCATTTCTTCGCAGCTAAGTGATCGAATTAATCTCGCTCTACAGGAAGATCCTGAACAAGAGCGCCTGTTGTTCTTAGCGGCAACCCTCGATAAACAGGCCGGTCGTTATCAAGCTGCGGAAAGCCGATTCGCTCAGATGCAACGTTTATCACCGGAAGATCCCCAGGTCGCGGCGGAGTACGCGCAGGTCAGTTATTTCGCAAACCGCGGCATAATCACGCCGGCAATTCAGTTACGCTTAGATCGTGCATTGGAGTTAGATCCTTCTAGTCGGCCGGTGTTGGCACTCTTGGCAGTCCATAACTACCAAAACCAACAGCCAGAGCTTGCATTAAGCTATTGGCAACAGCTACTCCAGGTATTACCAATGGATAGTCCTAGCCGTCCCATGATCGTTGAGGCGGTTGCTCAAGTATCCGCCGAGCTTGGCATTGATACTTTATCGCGCTCCGTTACCGTCAATGTGAGCGGCACTGACTTGATCGAAGTATCTCCTTCGGCGATGGTCTTTATCGTGGCTAGACCGAACACTGAAGGAGCACCCTTAGCAGTCAAGCGGGTTCCAGCAGGATCGCTGCCAGTATCCGTAGCGCTTACTCCGGCAGATGAAATGATTAGCGGACATAATATTGCTAATTTTGACCAGTTTATTGTTTACGCAGTACTCAGTCAGTCAGGCCAAGCGGGGAAGCAAGCTGGTGACTGGGAGAGTTCTACATTTAGTGTCAATAATGAAATTCAAACACTAGATATTGTCATTGACCGCCAAGTCGAATAA
- a CDS encoding cytochrome c-type biogenesis protein, whose translation MKKLFAVISFLLASSVYGSIDLYEFRSELDRIRFESLTAELRCPKCQNQAISDSDAPIAQDMKDIVYEMLMADKSDIEIKDYLVARYGEFVLYSPEMTGVNYVLWLGPFVLLFLVVTIAIVVVRRNGVEVSDSEESYK comes from the coding sequence ATGAAAAAACTATTTGCCGTTATCTCGTTCCTTTTAGCTTCTAGTGTCTACGGATCAATTGATCTCTATGAGTTTCGCAGTGAATTGGATCGTATTCGCTTCGAATCCTTAACGGCTGAGCTCCGCTGCCCAAAGTGCCAGAATCAGGCCATTTCCGATTCCGACGCGCCCATCGCGCAGGATATGAAGGATATCGTCTACGAAATGCTCATGGCAGATAAGTCAGATATCGAGATAAAGGACTACTTGGTGGCACGCTACGGCGAATTTGTGCTTTACAGCCCGGAGATGACTGGCGTCAATTACGTGTTGTGGTTAGGTCCGTTCGTCCTGTTGTTCTTGGTGGTCACCATTGCCATTGTGGTGGTGCGTCGCAACGGCGTTGAAGTGAGCGATAGTGAGGAGTCTTACAAATGA
- a CDS encoding DsbE family thiol:disulfide interchange protein: protein MSKLYRFIPVAVFACIAGFLVFGLSNDPSHLPSAVVGKPLPEFHLIDVEDERKLISQAELEGDYALINFWGTWCQACHVEHPFLLELAAEGVMIYGVDYKDQLAPAKRWLQELGNPYQRVIFDARGSLGFDMGVTGAPETFLIDPNGIILHRYQGVLDQRVWSSQFQPLISQ, encoded by the coding sequence TTGAGCAAATTGTATCGCTTTATCCCTGTGGCAGTGTTTGCCTGTATTGCGGGATTCTTAGTTTTTGGCCTATCGAATGATCCAAGCCATTTGCCTTCTGCTGTGGTAGGAAAGCCACTACCTGAATTTCACCTCATTGATGTGGAAGATGAGCGCAAGCTTATATCACAAGCTGAGCTAGAAGGTGACTACGCGTTAATCAACTTCTGGGGGACATGGTGCCAAGCTTGTCATGTAGAACACCCGTTTCTACTTGAGTTGGCGGCAGAGGGCGTGATGATCTATGGCGTTGACTATAAGGATCAATTAGCACCTGCTAAACGTTGGTTGCAGGAACTTGGAAACCCTTATCAGCGGGTTATCTTCGACGCCCGAGGTAGTCTCGGCTTTGATATGGGTGTTACCGGGGCACCGGAAACCTTTTTAATTGACCCAAACGGTATCATTTTGCATCGTTATCAAGGCGTGCTGGATCAGCGTGTATGGTCGTCGCAGTTTCAGCCTCTTATTAGTCAATAA
- a CDS encoding heme lyase CcmF/NrfE family subunit, which produces MAAEIGLLTLWLAFGASISLAIFPAVGVKLQHGGLMLLGNWFAALVFALLTLSVAALGAAFLADDFSVAYVANHSNTLLPWYYKLTAVWGSHEGSILFQVWILSCWLLALSLGGKSIELAFKAKVLSILGLVTLALIAFIVFTSSPFDRLLPFAPNEGSDLNPLLQDFGMIIHPPLLYVGYVGTAVAFAFAMASLIECRNDDKWAQWAQPWALVGMVFLTVGITIGSWWAYAELGWGGWWFWDPVENASLMPWLVSVALVHSLSVNVQRGIFRSWTVLLAISAFSLSLLGTFLVRSGVITSVHAFATDPERGMFILWILLLVVGGSLLTFAFRAPSNSAQRKYGLLSREFFLLLNNLFLVVITFTVLIGTLWPLIADALNWGKISVGAQYFNWVALPIFALTVLTAPLAPFLNWKATPSSRVNRRIFVPLCAALVLALVVGFVGGYDWKGYLVWFLGLAIILASASVPWYGRSKLRGFRSVKATVWGMTLAHAGLGVCVVGVGMTSLESLERDVRMAAGEPVYIGDVSFNVDRFYRLDGPNYVAEAADVTVIEGSSVTRLTAEKRRYLASGQIMTEAAVDAGFSRDIYVAMGEMLDNGDWAMRLQVKPFMRWVWYGGGLIALGALLAAFGRRLRKRETLEGTN; this is translated from the coding sequence ATGGCTGCCGAAATCGGATTATTGACCCTGTGGTTAGCGTTTGGTGCCAGTATCAGTCTGGCTATCTTTCCAGCGGTAGGTGTTAAGTTACAGCATGGCGGCTTAATGTTGCTCGGGAATTGGTTTGCCGCCCTTGTTTTTGCGCTTTTGACGCTCAGTGTTGCGGCACTTGGTGCCGCGTTCTTGGCAGACGACTTTAGCGTTGCCTACGTGGCGAATCATTCCAACACGCTACTTCCCTGGTACTATAAGTTGACGGCAGTTTGGGGTTCCCATGAGGGCTCTATTCTATTTCAGGTCTGGATTTTGAGCTGCTGGTTACTTGCGCTGAGTCTGGGTGGTAAATCAATTGAGTTAGCATTCAAGGCTAAGGTGCTAAGTATCCTTGGGTTAGTGACCTTAGCGCTGATTGCCTTCATCGTTTTTACCTCATCGCCATTCGATCGTTTGTTGCCCTTTGCTCCCAATGAAGGTTCTGATCTAAATCCGCTATTACAAGACTTCGGCATGATTATTCATCCGCCGCTCCTCTATGTGGGATACGTAGGTACGGCTGTCGCCTTCGCCTTTGCGATGGCTTCATTGATAGAATGTCGTAATGATGATAAGTGGGCGCAATGGGCTCAGCCCTGGGCATTGGTAGGAATGGTTTTTCTTACCGTTGGCATTACCATCGGAAGTTGGTGGGCCTACGCCGAGCTGGGTTGGGGTGGATGGTGGTTCTGGGATCCAGTTGAAAACGCCTCCTTGATGCCGTGGCTAGTGAGCGTTGCATTGGTCCATTCTTTGTCAGTTAACGTCCAGCGAGGAATCTTCCGTTCGTGGACCGTACTACTTGCTATTAGTGCGTTTTCGCTGAGCTTACTAGGTACCTTCTTAGTCCGCTCAGGAGTGATTACTTCGGTTCACGCCTTCGCGACGGACCCAGAGCGCGGCATGTTTATCCTCTGGATCCTATTGTTAGTCGTCGGCGGTTCACTCTTAACCTTTGCATTCCGAGCGCCTTCAAACTCCGCGCAACGAAAATACGGCTTGTTATCGCGCGAATTTTTCCTGTTGCTTAACAATCTTTTCTTAGTGGTGATTACGTTTACGGTACTCATCGGTACGCTGTGGCCCCTTATTGCCGATGCCCTTAACTGGGGGAAGATCTCAGTAGGGGCCCAGTACTTCAACTGGGTAGCGCTGCCGATCTTCGCCCTCACCGTACTAACGGCACCTTTGGCACCTTTTTTAAATTGGAAAGCGACTCCGTCGTCGCGCGTTAATCGAAGAATCTTTGTACCGCTTTGCGCTGCGTTAGTTTTGGCGTTAGTCGTTGGCTTTGTGGGTGGTTATGACTGGAAGGGCTATCTAGTTTGGTTCCTTGGTCTCGCTATTATTCTAGCGTCTGCATCCGTACCTTGGTATGGACGTTCGAAGTTACGTGGTTTCAGGTCAGTCAAAGCAACCGTCTGGGGCATGACCTTGGCGCATGCTGGACTAGGTGTGTGTGTGGTGGGTGTTGGTATGACTTCACTCGAGAGCTTGGAGCGCGACGTCAGAATGGCGGCTGGTGAACCTGTCTACATTGGCGATGTGAGTTTTAATGTTGATCGCTTTTACCGATTGGACGGCCCCAATTATGTGGCCGAAGCTGCAGATGTGACGGTGATCGAAGGCAGTTCTGTCACCCGTCTAACGGCTGAAAAACGACGTTATTTAGCGAGTGGGCAGATCATGACGGAAGCAGCAGTAGACGCTGGCTTCAGCCGCGATATTTACGTTGCAATGGGTGAAATGCTTGATAATGGTGATTGGGCCATGCGCTTGCAAGTTAAACCCTTCATGCGCTGGGTGTGGTATGGCGGTGGTCTTATTGCACTAGGTGCATTGCTGGCAGCTTTCGGGCGTCGTTTACGCAAGCGAGAGACCTTGGAGGGTACGAATTGA
- the ccmE gene encoding cytochrome c maturation protein CcmE, producing MHPARKKRLFLIVLMVVGVSVATAAIVTAMSQNLNLFFPPRDVAAGLAPENTTFRVGGLVKPGSVSRDQSSLAVNFVIYDNEAEIAVSYEGILPDLFAEDEAAVATGQLSDGVFVATQVLAKHDENYTPPEVADAMREQAEEGSYD from the coding sequence ATGCATCCGGCTCGTAAGAAACGTTTATTTTTGATTGTGTTAATGGTGGTGGGCGTAAGTGTTGCAACGGCAGCTATTGTGACTGCAATGTCACAGAATCTTAACCTTTTCTTTCCTCCGCGTGATGTGGCTGCGGGGCTTGCGCCAGAGAACACGACTTTCCGTGTTGGCGGCTTAGTTAAGCCAGGGAGTGTCTCAAGAGATCAGTCATCACTAGCCGTTAACTTTGTTATTTACGATAATGAAGCTGAAATCGCGGTCAGCTATGAGGGAATATTGCCTGACCTTTTTGCCGAGGATGAAGCGGCGGTTGCCACCGGTCAGCTATCTGATGGTGTTTTTGTAGCGACGCAAGTCTTAGCGAAACACGATGAAAACTACACCCCACCTGAAGTGGCTGACGCAATGAGAGAGCAAGCTGAAGAGGGTAGTTACGACTAA
- the ccmD gene encoding heme exporter protein CcmD: protein MYFESWQAFISMGGHGPFVWAAYGITFLTLLFLIWQPSAQTKALRKAVTNEARIQQRRKEQRNASGS from the coding sequence ATGTATTTTGAATCTTGGCAAGCATTTATCAGCATGGGCGGCCATGGTCCGTTCGTTTGGGCCGCTTATGGCATTACGTTTTTGACCTTATTATTCTTGATTTGGCAGCCTAGCGCTCAGACCAAGGCACTGCGCAAAGCCGTAACGAACGAAGCAAGAATTCAGCAACGTAGAAAGGAACAGCGAAATGCATCCGGCTCGTAA
- a CDS encoding heme ABC transporter permease yields the protein MAKSRWEWFHQLASPKSFYEKTTRWLPWLGFLAVTLLLVGAFWGLAVAPEDAKQGNSYRIIFIHVPAAFLALAGYYMMAIAGAIGLIWKMKLSFIAMRSAAVIGAALTFVSLFTGAVWGKPTWGTYWVWDARITSMLILFFLYLGVIALADAFERRESGNKAAALLALVGTVNIPIIYKSVDWWNSLHQPATIKLTSAPSMDMSMFVPLLVMIAGFYAFYAYVLVKHMRAQSLQSERQKQWVKDTLLGE from the coding sequence ATGGCTAAGTCACGTTGGGAGTGGTTTCATCAGCTGGCCTCTCCGAAAAGTTTTTATGAGAAGACCACGCGTTGGTTACCTTGGTTGGGCTTCCTAGCCGTTACATTACTGTTAGTAGGAGCCTTCTGGGGGTTAGCAGTAGCACCTGAAGATGCCAAGCAGGGTAATTCGTATCGAATAATCTTCATCCATGTGCCGGCCGCGTTCCTTGCTTTAGCTGGTTACTACATGATGGCTATCGCGGGGGCAATTGGATTGATTTGGAAGATGAAGTTGTCCTTCATTGCAATGCGCTCTGCCGCGGTTATTGGCGCAGCCTTAACCTTCGTCTCGTTGTTCACGGGAGCAGTGTGGGGCAAACCTACCTGGGGCACCTACTGGGTCTGGGATGCCCGAATTACCTCAATGTTGATTCTATTCTTCCTTTACCTCGGCGTGATCGCACTGGCCGATGCATTCGAGCGCAGGGAATCCGGTAACAAAGCCGCCGCGTTGTTAGCATTAGTGGGTACCGTTAATATTCCAATTATCTACAAGTCCGTTGATTGGTGGAACTCACTGCATCAACCCGCCACCATTAAGCTGACTTCAGCACCGTCAATGGATATGTCTATGTTTGTTCCTCTGCTTGTCATGATCGCTGGATTCTATGCGTTTTATGCTTATGTGTTAGTCAAGCATATGCGGGCACAATCCTTGCAGTCTGAACGTCAAAAACAATGGGTAAAAGACACCCTGTTGGGAGAATGA
- the ccmB gene encoding heme exporter protein CcmB, whose amino-acid sequence MRLSMLAKRDFTLFWRNKSDVSNALIFFVVAISFFPLGVSPDATILGPISVGLIWIVALLSVQLGLDSLFRDDYEDGSLEQLALSETPLALIVLVRLLVYWCCVGLPLSLLSPLLGLMLSMPSEAYGTLIVSITLGTLYLTAVGAVGAALTVSLKRGGMLLSLIVMPLYTPILIFGASSVTFAADGMNADGLLMVVFGLTVLSVSLAPLAISASLRMSLENG is encoded by the coding sequence ACTTCACGCTTTTTTGGCGTAACAAGTCAGACGTAAGCAATGCGCTCATTTTCTTCGTGGTTGCCATCAGTTTCTTTCCATTGGGGGTGTCGCCGGACGCAACCATTCTTGGGCCTATTTCAGTTGGACTGATTTGGATCGTGGCATTGTTATCTGTGCAACTTGGCCTGGACTCACTGTTTCGCGACGACTATGAAGACGGTAGTCTCGAACAATTGGCACTCAGCGAAACACCCTTAGCGTTGATCGTATTAGTTCGCTTGCTCGTATATTGGTGTTGTGTGGGGCTTCCTTTGAGCCTGTTGAGCCCGCTCCTTGGCTTGATGCTATCCATGCCGAGTGAAGCGTATGGCACGCTAATAGTAAGCATTACGCTTGGAACCTTATATCTAACTGCAGTAGGGGCTGTGGGGGCGGCGCTAACGGTGTCATTGAAGCGAGGAGGGATGTTGCTGTCGCTCATCGTCATGCCCCTTTACACACCTATTTTAATATTTGGCGCCTCGTCGGTGACGTTCGCAGCCGATGGCATGAACGCCGATGGATTACTTATGGTGGTGTTTGGTTTAACGGTTCTCTCCGTGAGCCTGGCACCTCTCGCAATTTCCGCTTCATTAAGAATGAGTTTAGAAAATGGCTAA